In the genome of Pelmatolapia mariae isolate MD_Pm_ZW linkage group LG4, Pm_UMD_F_2, whole genome shotgun sequence, the window GAGCAGAAAAAGTGGACAATCACACTTTTTTCAAAgtagagagagggggagaacCATTCTACACCACTTGAACAGGCTGTTCACCAAGAGGAACAAGAAGAAGTTGCCTAATGTGAGAGCAAACCACTGGCttagaaataaatacataaaactaAAGCACCGCTTTGCACTTTTACTAGCTAAACATTTACACTCAACAACAAAGCGGTCCTTTGTTATGCTAATAATCAGGTAACCCTGAGTCAGGTGAGCTTTGCATTTAGTGGCAAGGTACGTACTTTGTGTACCAGATAGGGGCAGTTGGCCCTAttcaaacagctgtgatgatgatggtgatgtgTGATACTTTTAGTGCCCTTCAAGAATTAAAGTACCTGCAAACACAGTCCGGGCACTTGAGATTTGCAGGCTTGTAAAATTAGCTTACTCTCTCCATCTGTGTCATCACTATGCCACCAAGCAAGGATATCAGAGCAGTGCTGATTTGAAGTCTAAAGCTGAATGACTTGTTATCTTTTCAGAGTGTGTTCCAGAAACCGTCCCTGCCCGAGTACAAGGTGGCAGCTGTGAAGAGGTCCCGCTTTATCCTGCTGCACTACAGCATGTTCAAGGCTCTGTGGGACTGGTTAATCCTTCTGGCAACTTTCTATGTCGCAGTCACAGTGCCTTACAACGTCTGCTTTGTCAGCCATGATGAGGGCGGTGACCATCGGCCACTTGTCAGCCGCAGTACCATAGGCAGTGACATTGCTGTAGAGATGCTCTTCATTCTTGGTATAATATATTTGaatttattgaaaaaataagaatGCAGTAGTATaacctttaatatttttttttaggtaaaattaaaatactaaacaccttaaacaaatgaaaatgtttttctaagAGGTTCTAATCTGCAAGCTACTAGTCTCATGTTACTTACATTATGAAGAGACAACAATGTTAAGTTTAAATGAAGAAACATATTCCCCAGTGCAGCTGCAGTAGTTTCCCTGGCAATGGCTAACACACGACTACCTCCTACTTTTTCTCACCCACTCAGGCTGTCTTTGTTGCCCTAGGTTAGAAATCATAATTAGATTTCTCTCACGTCGTCCCATTTTTCCTCCAAAGAAAGTGCGATAGCACATGTGCCACGAGGCTCGCTGACTTCCTGTCTCTCAACAAGTTTGTCTGGGGACAGACACCATCACAAAATTAGCTCACCTGgtaacacttttttcctttttctttcatttaaactCATCCTCAGTTCAGTCTTactgaaatgaaacaaacagtCGCCTTTTCAGTGTACAAAAGAGAGTTGGGTTTATTGCCAGGGAAACCTTGCATTAAATGCTTTGTGTTTCTTGTGCTGCAAATTCTATTTGTCCTTGCAACATGCAGCTTGATATGTTTCTTTGTTTAACATTGTTGGGCTGCAACCCCTGCCCCTTACTCATAGAATCTGTGCAACTTTAGTTAGCACTATAATTATGATTTAATTATTTGCCGAAATAAGGTTTTGTATCCTAAGCTATATTGTTGTAatgtatattattttatatattaactGCCCCGGCTATGACTCTAGTGAaatcttgttttctttgttctggtTTGTCatctttctcttttgtttttaactttactGTTCCTTTTCAGATATTCTCCTGAATTTCCGTACCACCTTTGTGAGTCAGTCAGGTCAGGTGGTGTACGACACCCGATCCATCTGCCTCCATTATTGCACTACCTGGTTCTTTGTAGATCTGATTGCAGCACTCCCCTTTGACCTTCTCTATGCTTTCAACATTACAGTGGTAAGACTTTTATTCCAGATACGTGAAAATCTAAAATGACCTTTGTTTTATACTTTCCAGTGTCTTTAAATGGACTAACTTTAAGCCTATAGTAAGTAATGCTATAGTGCTATTTCCCCCAGAGAAGAGAGTGAAGATGATTATCCTTCTACATTCATGCCCTTCACTGAGCATTCTTGTTAGTCTGCTTGCTTCGACACTAGTACTTCTCATGGATTAGTCTTAGTTTGCCAAAGGCAACCTCAGCTGACGCACAAAGTCATCTCCCTaactgcatttttgttttgttcgaCGTCCGCTGCAAACGCTCCAGCTATTACACTGTTCTAACTTTGATAGTATTTGATGGTACTAACAGAGAAGTGGGGACGTGTCACAAGTTAAACACACTCATACAGATCCTTGAACAGCAAAACTACTAAATAAACTAATCTGCATCTTTGATGTTGTACTTTTCCACTCCTTTTCCAGACTTCATTGGTGCACCTGTTGAAAACAGTCCGTCTGCTGCGTTTGCTACGGCTGTTACAAAAACTGGATCGATATTCTCAGTACAGCGCTGTGGTCCTGACCCTGCTCATGTCTGTGTTTGCACTGCTTGCTCATTGGATGGCTTGTGTCTGGTATATCATTGGACGCAAGGAGATAGAAAGCGGTGACCCAGTAACCTGGGACATAGGTGAGGACACTGCAGTTTTGTTTGAATAGTCCCACACAGTTAAAAGTATAATATTCTCCCTCACTCGTTTGCGTTACTGAGACAAATTAGGTGTCTTTTTTTTGGCAACATCGCCGTGTCAGTGCTGCACATCTCTGCTAATGCTTGAATGCTTCAGCATCATTTCATCCCCTAGCTTGTTTTCTCAGAGGAAGTGTAGGTCAAGAAATGATTGCATTATATCACCAGTAACACATTATGTCATTCTATATTATATCATGTATTATATCACCTACGACAGCAGAAAAGTTCATCCattaaaaaagaataacaaaaaaataaaacattattctATCATTAGTTTAATCACTCAGATAGTCCTACGTAACAACCTTCTCACCTCTTCCACCAGGTTGGCTTCAGGAGCTGGGAAAACGTCTGGAGACGCCGTACATCAACAGCACCATGGGTGGTCCAACCTTGCCTAGCGCCTACATTGCTTCTCTCTATTTCACCCTCAGCAGCCTTACAAGTGTTGGTTTTGGGAATGTGTGCGCCAATACAGATGCAGAGAAAATCTTCTCCATCTGTATTATGCTGATGGGAGGTGAGCTTAAAGGACATGGCAGGAGATTCCCAACTATATGAAAAATGTTTCAAGATTGTCCCCATATTTCTGTCTCTGTCAAATCCAGCCCTGATGCATGCAGTAGTCTTTGGCAACGTGACTGCCATCATCCAGCGCATGTACTCACGTCGCTCCCTCTACCACACCCGCATGAAGGATCTCAAGGACTTCATCCGTGTGCATCGGCTACCTCAACAGCTCAAGCAAAGGATGTTGGAGTACTTTCAGGCCACCTGGTCTGTCAACAATGGAATCAACACCAATGAGGTGGGTAAAGAATCACACTTTAGCCATGTTCTCCTGGCTCTTTGTGtttatgaaaaaatatttgcTTGGACATAATAAGTTGTTTTTCTGGCAGAGTgcatcattttaaatatgtagCTGAAGAATATGTCTATTCTTTTTGGATATTGGTTATTCTACACTCAGAAATGCCATTCTTAAAATATGGGGCACCTCAGATTCTCTGGAGTCTTATTCCAGTTCTTTAAGTAGATAGTCCTTTTTTGCAAATAGAATTTCAGTATACCGCCAGAGCCTATCTAGGAGAAGTTCCTGTAATTACAAGGGTTGGAGCTGAAATAGAGAGAGCACTCATTAACACCCCCAACCATCAGTATCCTCAGATAATTAATTCAGTGTTGAAGGTAACAGAGAGAGCCACTGGTTTCTGAGAACATGCTGGCAGCATTgtcatgtctttaaaaacacagtctgcccttttttttatttgtttaatttaggAGTGGTTAACCATACCATATGTGTAGGCTTCTTAGTAGCACTATTGCATAGTTAAATATCTCTAAGTAATTGTCTAAAACAAAAAGATTGAAGTATTTTAAAAGGAGAGTACCTGGTGATTTTTGACTACAAGAGGAGGGACAGACTTTGCAGGAAACACGTAAATGCTGTACTTCAACATTCCAGTTTTATCAAGCCGAAATGTAGCAAGACAAGAAGGCAGTGGAGTTTTGTTTCTGTGAGAAGAATATCTGGGTGAACAATGAGCTGATAATTACAAGTACTTAAAAAAGAGGGTAATTTGTGTCTTGCAAAGTTCTATATGCATTTAATTCTGAACAGTGGTTAACTATTAAATAGCGGTTCTTATTTTTATCGTGTCCTCGCTCTTAGCTGTTACATGACTTCCCAGATGAACTGCGAGCTGACATTACCATGCATCTGAACAAAGACATACTGCAGCTGCCTGTGTTTGAGCGAGCCAGCAGAGGGTGTCTGCGCTCCCTCTCCCTCCACATCAAAACTTCCTTCTGTGCACCAGGGGAATATCTTATCCGCCAAGGAGATGCCCTACAAGCTAATTACTTTGTGTGCTCCGGTTCCCTGGAGGTTCTGAAAGATGGCATGGTGCTAGCGATCCTGGGTCAGTGTGCACCCAGTGTTTTAATGTTAATCTCATACAGATTTCTCTACATATTAGCTGTGTATTGACATATTACACATACTATGTTTATGTGACAATCCCTACAGGCAAAGGCGACCTCATAGGGGCTGACCTACCAGAGCATGACAAGGTGATCAAGACCAATGCAGATGTGAAGGCACTGACATACTGCGACTTGCAGTTCATCAGTGTCAGGGCTTTGAGGGAGGTCCTGGGGCTTTATCCAGAGTATAGCAGTCGGTTCAGCTTGGACATCCACCACAATCTCACCTACAACTTGAGAGAAGGCAGTGAAGCTGATGTAAGACATTTACTTTGAAGCAATGGAATAAAACTGAGAATGAGACACATTCAAATGCACCACAATTCAGAATATGGTGTACAAACATACCTATGCTATATGGAACACTTTACATGTTCAGTTTACAGTGTGAGTGTAATGCTTTGTTCATTTTCACTTCCATGCCTTTAGGGAGTAACACGGTTTCAGCTGACACCCAGGCAGTCTCAGGTATGTCTGCCTCATTAGGATGATTAATTTAGCCTTGACATGCTTGATGCAGCCATCAGTTAAATCTGTCTTAGCTTAAGGGATTAGTCTGGCTTGCATTGCATTTGAAAACTTAGAACTCTTAATAAATGTCATGTAGATATGAAAACACTTAAAATACCTTTTTTTATAGCTGAGATAATAATGCTCCAGTTGCTGCTAGGTAACAGAGAGAAATGAAGCAAACAGCATGTACTGTATATGGTTTCTACACTCCAGTCATTAAGAAAAACACTAAGTTTAATTAAAACTATCCTACAAGAGAAGTATTTCTGACACTATCAAAATCACTAGACTAAGATTTTTTGTAGCAAACAAATCTATTACCCAAACAAAAAGCATGCACAAATCTTTGCAATCAGCTTCATTGAGTTTTCCATCTGTTTTCTCCTCAGTTTATGGATCATAAACTACCCTATATCATTCAGGGAGCTGATGCAAAACATACAGACCACGTAAAATACTCTCAGCACCGGAGACTGCCTCTACTACAGAGTATGGGCAGCCCTGTTCATCAACCCTGCCTCAGCACGTTGCTAGGCGAGGAGCTCCGGCACATCAGCGCACTGCAGCTCTGCCGATCACCTGCTCAGGGAAGCAGGGGTTGTAGTCCTTCCCCACAACCTTTTTTCAGTGAGGAGCTCTCTCCATCTCCTTTACCCAGTCTTACCAGTGACCTAGACTTGAACCATCGGCCTGCCAAACTCATGCCATCCGGTTCTTGTATTAGTCCTCTGAACCTCAGCCCCAGGTGACCTATTCATTCTCCTttggtcaaatatcaataatctgtttgcatataattaaattaatataaCACCCATTTGTCTTACTGTCAGGGTCGTGGATGGAATTGAGGATAATGATCACACATTTCAGTTTAATATGGAACAGAGCGAGGCAAAGACTAATGTTGCAGGTAAAGTGTCTGAAAACTGCATGATTAATGAGAAATTGTAAATATAAGCCTTTCTATTCAGGACTAGACATTAAATATAACCCAAAGTCGGGACAGATTAGATGAGTttctcactttttaaaaaaaaaaatcctctttcAGATCGGTTACACATCTGTAGCCTGTTTCTTGAGACAGAAGAAGTGAGAGAGAGCATCAGCAAACTAAGCAAAGAGGTATGTTCCCTTATTAGGCAAAAGTGCTGCTCCTTGAAATATGCTCAAATGTGTTTTGTGAGGACACAGTAACCTTTACCTTTGACCAAGCAAATCTAATCAGTTAATGCTTGAATTCATATCAACTTAACATGATAGCAGTTACAAATAAACAGTTAACAGTTTTGAATAAACAGTCATTATTTCTCATTCTTTCAGGTAAACAACTTAAACCAAGATGTTTCTAACCTTGCCAAGGAACTCCATGACATAATACATTTTCTGCATTCTCATATGACAATGCTCCACAATAACTCTCCAGCTTCCACATGTTCATGTGGCACTCAGGCGCTCCCCAACC includes:
- the kcnh4a gene encoding potassium voltage-gated channel subfamily H member 4a, yielding MPVMKGLLAPQNTFLDTIANHFDGTHCNFLLGNTQGSCGYPIVYCSDGFCELTGFVRTEVMQKTCTCRFLHGAETSENVIQQVDKALEGQQEYQGEVCFYRKNGNPFWCLLDIVPIKNEKGEVVLFLLSFKDVSESHGKKHRCTQRDGMLETADQSRKSGQSHFFQSRERGRTILHHLNRLFTKRNKKKLPNSVFQKPSLPEYKVAAVKRSRFILLHYSMFKALWDWLILLATFYVAVTVPYNVCFVSHDEGGDHRPLVSRSTIGSDIAVEMLFILDILLNFRTTFVSQSGQVVYDTRSICLHYCTTWFFVDLIAALPFDLLYAFNITVTSLVHLLKTVRLLRLLRLLQKLDRYSQYSAVVLTLLMSVFALLAHWMACVWYIIGRKEIESGDPVTWDIGWLQELGKRLETPYINSTMGGPTLPSAYIASLYFTLSSLTSVGFGNVCANTDAEKIFSICIMLMGALMHAVVFGNVTAIIQRMYSRRSLYHTRMKDLKDFIRVHRLPQQLKQRMLEYFQATWSVNNGINTNELLHDFPDELRADITMHLNKDILQLPVFERASRGCLRSLSLHIKTSFCAPGEYLIRQGDALQANYFVCSGSLEVLKDGMVLAILGKGDLIGADLPEHDKVIKTNADVKALTYCDLQFISVRALREVLGLYPEYSSRFSLDIHHNLTYNLREGSEADGVTRFQLTPRQSQFMDHKLPYIIQGADAKHTDHVKYSQHRRLPLLQSMGSPVHQPCLSTLLGEELRHISALQLCRSPAQGSRGCSPSPQPFFSEELSPSPLPSLTSDLDLNHRPAKLMPSGSCISPLNLSPRVVDGIEDNDHTFQFNMEQSEAKTNVADRLHICSLFLETEEVRESISKLSKEVNNLNQDVSNLAKELHDIIHFLHSHMTMLHNNSPASTCSCGTQALPNPSVTTSSHWQPDVPLNISTGLPPVHEMISHPARNIWHSSGIPSQCTSSTLLYSSSTIPSCSHLGCSDGDTTQRLQCFSNPFQTPRTSPGSPYMTFSHAHGGPSLLGISSAFSGYPLSCQASHVVSSAKIHTISSTHSLCSTVNCGYSQPPLSVQTNSDSLHNQTKSQTPIHLSTTPSAQPQYHTAFSSLTPSRAHTLIYTGYEDQRGTVEGSRQNDPVGSSPVLQTQDLANSLMEQVPNMDCKASLYKERTETMESHSTGDSILDMKERPH